A stretch of the Methylacidiphilum caldifontis genome encodes the following:
- a CDS encoding DUF6537 domain-containing protein yields MATKSVIAAADPRFLKEEGLEVYTGNEAIVKGLLETHGGIHLITGYPGSPISGIFDTVESISGLLKEHGIQAILANNEALAAAMLNGSQMAGLRAVAAMKSVGFHVASDGLALGNLGGSHPEGGAIVIIGDDPWNDSTQTPADSRFLCKHLHMPILEPSTIQEIKDWVNLGFILSRYSNLFIGYLVTTNQADGGGTVMVKKNHFPLNHSLNAFSLDSSTIDFEKRVILPPRTSQREKDFLFRYQLLWSKAKELQLDKTYFADQNSKIGFVCSGLSFCYLAQALDYLGVYGKIPILKVGLTYPLNPQVIVQFAQTVDELYVIEERRAFLEESIVLILNQERVHKKIYGKRFPLGLGGIPSTGGLDPSLLVDILDPLLSKISLSGKSLCQFNRFSDDNPTPSFQLPLRTPTFCPGCPHRDSAALLLEIQKNFKDPHYMKIHHKTDPIDLVFHGDTGCYTMLMFEPYQSLMHNYSGMGLGGGTGLGIDPFIKNKQVVFMGDSTFFHSGLVAISNSVKNGQDITYIILDNRTTAMTGHQTTPGVDKDLLGDKTACQDINKIIAAITEKTKLPVYRINPSQREQYKIILEQTILKEGVKIIIAEKECAIISQRRQTKKEREEIRQKGYISQKKYVFINPDVCEFCLECTMSTGCPGLTFIDTDFGKKMATDLSWCVADGACARVGACPAFAELTVFRSSPRSHFKEEPIKIDIPPQKDELKKPYRVLIAGVGGMGIASLTAVIVRAAHRDGFCVQFCDRNGLAIRNGSVVSQIVFYQKPNKEEDLPITPIGNYGEGDLILGLDPLETARIIDPGGRYKVGDPEKTALILNETLTQTVRSLIGKDTLNFSEIESKILSKIDQRRYLKFPFSQLSEEYFDNKLYSNLMAFGVAFQAGYLPFSLESIEWAIQETLGKKSPINIEAFSLGRALVVNHKENTFNNNEKHTEQLLFANPWDSFIIHLQKSKKEEAQKLWKWHSEISSFPLDKSILEAFSLRLKNIYLYEDIEYAQLYYETLKTILTKDCLQLGFAATKAAIKNIYKIMAIKDEVEVARLLTDSQTLSQNLQLFHIQLDKGDRVEYKHWTKPEFVLGNFRIRFRLKSSPWMLKIMSKAKFLRRILPGWHKREKEFRDWFLYSCKQFEYSNSREYQLWVEFFELPEAITGYREVRYPKMEKAKERALQILAEIKAKDKERISLS; encoded by the coding sequence CTACTAAAAGTGTAATTGCAGCGGCTGATCCAAGATTTCTCAAAGAGGAAGGCTTAGAAGTTTATACGGGTAATGAAGCGATCGTAAAAGGCCTACTTGAAACTCATGGCGGAATTCATCTTATCACCGGCTACCCTGGCTCTCCCATCTCTGGAATTTTCGATACTGTCGAATCCATTTCTGGCCTTCTGAAAGAACATGGCATTCAAGCTATTCTTGCGAATAACGAAGCTTTGGCTGCGGCTATGTTAAATGGTTCTCAAATGGCAGGCTTAAGAGCTGTTGCAGCAATGAAAAGTGTAGGCTTTCATGTGGCTTCAGATGGCCTTGCACTGGGTAATTTAGGTGGAAGTCATCCTGAAGGAGGAGCAATCGTTATTATTGGAGATGACCCATGGAATGACTCAACCCAGACTCCAGCCGATTCTCGTTTTCTCTGTAAACATTTACACATGCCTATTTTGGAACCCTCAACTATACAAGAAATCAAGGACTGGGTAAATTTGGGGTTTATTCTTTCTCGGTATTCTAACCTTTTCATTGGCTATTTAGTCACAACCAATCAAGCAGACGGAGGGGGGACAGTCATGGTTAAAAAAAACCATTTCCCTCTTAACCATTCTCTTAATGCATTTTCCCTGGACAGTTCAACCATAGACTTTGAAAAAAGAGTGATTCTTCCTCCAAGGACTTCACAAAGAGAAAAAGATTTTCTCTTTCGATACCAGCTACTCTGGTCAAAGGCCAAAGAACTCCAACTCGATAAAACTTATTTTGCCGATCAAAATTCCAAAATCGGTTTTGTCTGTTCAGGATTATCCTTTTGCTATCTAGCCCAAGCACTCGATTATCTGGGTGTTTATGGGAAAATTCCCATTTTAAAAGTTGGTCTCACCTACCCTCTCAATCCCCAGGTTATTGTTCAATTTGCGCAAACTGTCGATGAACTTTACGTCATAGAAGAAAGAAGAGCTTTCCTTGAAGAATCCATCGTTCTCATTCTGAACCAGGAACGGGTTCATAAAAAGATCTATGGTAAACGTTTTCCTTTAGGTCTAGGAGGCATACCCTCAACCGGAGGGCTTGATCCCTCTTTGCTAGTAGACATTTTAGATCCTCTTTTGTCTAAGATTTCTCTTAGTGGGAAAAGCCTGTGTCAATTCAATCGTTTTTCGGATGACAATCCAACTCCCTCTTTCCAGTTGCCTTTGAGGACACCCACTTTCTGCCCTGGATGTCCTCATAGGGATTCTGCAGCCCTACTCCTTGAAATTCAAAAAAACTTTAAAGATCCTCACTACATGAAAATCCATCACAAAACTGACCCCATAGATCTGGTTTTTCATGGAGATACTGGCTGTTACACAATGTTGATGTTCGAACCTTACCAAAGCCTTATGCACAACTATAGTGGAATGGGTCTTGGGGGAGGAACAGGACTAGGAATAGATCCTTTCATCAAGAACAAACAGGTGGTATTTATGGGTGATTCCACCTTTTTTCATTCTGGGCTAGTTGCGATATCCAATTCTGTCAAAAATGGACAGGATATCACTTATATCATCCTAGATAACCGAACTACGGCGATGACAGGACACCAAACTACGCCGGGAGTGGATAAGGATCTTCTTGGGGATAAGACAGCCTGTCAGGATATCAATAAAATTATCGCCGCTATTACTGAAAAAACAAAGCTTCCCGTATATCGAATCAATCCTTCACAAAGAGAACAGTACAAAATAATCTTGGAACAGACGATTCTTAAAGAGGGAGTAAAGATCATTATTGCTGAAAAGGAATGTGCAATAATTTCCCAAAGGCGACAGACAAAAAAAGAAAGAGAAGAAATAAGGCAAAAGGGATACATTTCGCAAAAAAAATACGTTTTTATTAATCCCGACGTTTGTGAATTCTGTCTTGAATGTACTATGTCTACGGGCTGCCCTGGATTGACCTTTATTGATACCGATTTTGGTAAAAAAATGGCTACAGATCTATCCTGGTGTGTTGCTGATGGAGCCTGTGCAAGGGTTGGGGCTTGCCCGGCTTTTGCAGAACTAACAGTCTTTCGGTCATCTCCCCGGTCACATTTTAAAGAAGAGCCCATAAAAATCGATATCCCCCCTCAAAAAGATGAATTGAAGAAGCCTTATAGAGTTTTAATAGCTGGTGTTGGAGGTATGGGAATTGCTAGTTTGACGGCAGTTATCGTTAGAGCAGCACACAGGGATGGGTTTTGTGTGCAGTTTTGTGATCGAAATGGTTTAGCTATTCGTAATGGGTCAGTGGTTTCTCAAATCGTCTTCTATCAAAAACCCAATAAAGAGGAGGATCTGCCTATAACTCCAATCGGAAACTATGGTGAAGGAGACTTAATTCTAGGCCTGGATCCCTTAGAAACCGCCCGGATTATTGATCCAGGAGGAAGATACAAGGTTGGTGACCCTGAAAAAACTGCCCTGATCCTCAATGAAACACTGACTCAAACCGTCCGTTCTTTAATCGGAAAAGACACCCTTAATTTTTCTGAAATAGAAAGCAAAATTCTTTCAAAGATTGATCAACGGCGCTACTTAAAATTCCCTTTTTCTCAACTTTCTGAAGAATATTTTGACAACAAGCTTTATTCCAACCTTATGGCATTTGGAGTAGCTTTTCAGGCCGGTTATCTTCCTTTTTCTTTAGAAAGTATCGAATGGGCAATCCAGGAAACCTTAGGCAAAAAAAGCCCGATCAACATAGAGGCATTTTCGCTTGGAAGAGCTCTTGTGGTTAATCATAAAGAAAATACTTTTAATAATAACGAGAAACATACCGAGCAACTGCTCTTTGCTAACCCTTGGGATAGCTTTATAATCCATCTGCAAAAATCCAAAAAAGAAGAAGCTCAAAAGCTTTGGAAATGGCATTCTGAAATTTCCTCTTTTCCTCTTGATAAATCCATTCTTGAAGCCTTTAGCCTAAGACTAAAAAATATTTATCTTTACGAGGATATCGAGTACGCCCAGCTTTATTATGAGACCCTAAAAACCATACTGACCAAGGATTGTTTACAGCTTGGCTTTGCAGCAACCAAAGCAGCAATAAAAAACATTTACAAGATCATGGCTATAAAAGACGAAGTAGAAGTAGCTAGGCTCTTGACAGACAGTCAGACTTTATCTCAGAATCTACAACTTTTTCATATTCAACTCGACAAGGGAGATCGCGTAGAATACAAGCATTGGACCAAACCCGAATTTGTATTGGGTAATTTCAGGATCAGATTTCGTTTAAAATCTTCACCCTGGATGCTCAAAATCATGAGCAAAGCAAAATTCCTGAGGCGTATTCTGCCAGGTTGGCATAAGCGAGAAAAAGAATTTCGAGATTGGTTTCTATATAGCTGCAAGCAATTTGAATACTCCAACTCAAGGGAATACCAACTCTGGGTTGAATTTTTTGAACTCCCAGAAGCAATTACAGGATATAGAGAGGTTCGGTACCCAAAAATGGAAAAGGCCAAAGAAAGGGCTCTACAGATCCTTGCTGAAATTAAAGCCAAAGATAAAGAAAGAATATCATTAAGTTGA